Proteins from a genomic interval of Nostoc sp. TCL240-02:
- the rpmF gene encoding 50S ribosomal protein L32, translated as MAVPKKKTSKSKRDKRRATWRHKAVVEAQKALSLGKSILTGRSTFVYPTAEEEEEES; from the coding sequence ATGGCTGTTCCTAAGAAGAAAACTTCCAAATCAAAACGAGATAAACGTCGAGCTACCTGGAGGCACAAAGCCGTCGTCGAAGCTCAGAAAGCCCTCTCTCTGGGTAAGTCAATTTTGACTGGACGTTCTACATTTGTGTATCCAACGGCTGAAGAAGAGGAAGAAGAATCATAA